A part of Aegilops tauschii subsp. strangulata cultivar AL8/78 chromosome 2, Aet v6.0, whole genome shotgun sequence genomic DNA contains:
- the LOC109744265 gene encoding putative FBD-associated F-box protein At1g61330 — MGIYAAVRSTKQRLRELFCTPPANVVINKPDDIMHHIYSLLPLQDAARAACVSHGFLLFWRCYSNLTFNVSTLGLAHKKSEDWEIFLIDRVDSILKNHSGNGVETLNLCLLSCKNIDPSYLDRWLQTAVRSGIKELKLEMSYFMKKKYSFPCSVLSDDAAASSIRSLYLRGCVFRPTTTLGCLRRLNALSLFFVHITDEGLGHLFSKSFALQQLYIFRCNAIICLKIPSMLQQLKLLTIKLCEKLQVVQINAPRLSSFHFDGALVKISVVDPSPLRDVYFKSCRPSRMLSYARTRLPSITRNVRSLTLVSSHEDVNIPMLHSKFPRLKKLEIYIKRPQAVLSLISFLDASPALDSFILRVDANVLRPDSVVGGENAADDPRWKPQCRHDCLRQVTVIGFCSEKNLVQFVIYIVENTPRLESITLDTTLWSGRRCDINGKSRKMKRSCEMMTEGCIAEAHRAVKVANRYIAGRVPSGVRFQVLEPCSQCNARTHSGWY, encoded by the exons ATGGGAATCTACGCCGCCGTGCGCAGCACGAAGCAGCGGCTGAGGGAACTCTTCTGTACTCCTCCTGCAA ATGTTGTAATTAACAAGCCAGAT GACATCATGCACCATATATATTCTCTCTTGCCACTGCAAGATGCTGCTCGTGCCGCCTGCGTCTCCCATGGATTTCTGCTTTTCTGGAGATGCTATTCCAACCTTACATTCAACGTGTCAACACTTGGGTTGGCTCACAAGAAATCCGAGGATTGGGAAATCTTTCTCATCGACAGAGTTGACAGCATTCTTAAGAACCATTCTGGCAATGGGGTGGAGACACTCAATCTCTGCCTCCTATCTTGCAAAAATATTGACCCTTCATACCTGGACAGATGGTTGCAGACTGCTGTTCGTTCGGGGATCAAAGAACTTAAATTGGAGATGTCTTACTTCATGAAGAAAAAGTACAGCTTCCCATGTTCGGTTTTGTCTGATGATGCAGCTGCAAGTTCAATTCGGTCTCTCTACCTCAGGGGTTGCGTTTTTCGTCCCACAACAACACTTGGCTGCTTGAGAAGACTGAACGCATTATCTCTGTTTTTTGTCCACATTACTGATGAGGGATTAGGGCACTTGTTCTCGAAATCTTTCGCCTTGCAGCAGTTATATATCTTTCGATGCAATGCGATAATATGCTTGAAGATACCTTCCATGCTGCAGCAACTCAAGCTCCTCACTATTAAATTGTGTGAGAAGCTCCAGGTGGTACAGATCAATGCTCCAAGGCTCTCCTCTTTTCACTTTGATGGAGCCCTAGTAAAAATCTCGGTTGTGGATCCTTCACCGCTTAGGGATGTGTATTTTAAATCTTGCCGTCCGTCCCGCATGCTGTCTTATGCTCGTACGAGGCTTCCATCCATCACACGAAATGTTAGGAGCCTGACCCTCGTGTCTTCTCATGAG GATGTCAACATCCCAATGCTGCACTCCAAGTTTCCCCGTCTCAAGAAGTTGGAAATTTACATCAAAAGACCACAAGCTGTTCTGTCTTTGATTTCCTTTCTTGATGCTTCTCCGGCCTTGGATTCATTCATCCTACGC GTAGATGCGAATGTCTTGAGGCCTGATTCTGTTGTTGGAGGCGAGAATGCCGCTGATGATCCAAGGTGGAAGCCACAGTGCCGACATGATTGTCTCAGACAGGTGACGGTCATAGGGTTTTGTTCGGAAAAAAATCTGGTTCAGTTTGTGATCTATATCGTTGAGAACACTCCTCGGCTTGAGTCCATCACACTAGACACAACCTTGTGGTCTGGTAGGAGGTGTGATATTAATGGCAAATCAAGAAAGATGAAAAGGAGTTGCGAGATGATGACCGAGGGTTGTATCGCCGAGGCTCACAGAGCTGTTAAGGTTGCCAACAGATACATTGCAGGGAGAGTTCCCTCGGGTGTTAGGTTCCAGGTCCTGGAGCCGTGTAGCCAGTGCAACGCGCGTACTCACAGCGGGTGGTACTAG